In Macadamia integrifolia cultivar HAES 741 chromosome 12, SCU_Mint_v3, whole genome shotgun sequence, the following are encoded in one genomic region:
- the LOC122094813 gene encoding protein DMP2-like, with amino-acid sequence MAESSTVTVSIPPPPPPPSTTTSRTPPAFKMMVGTSIGHAANLIKPLPGVTVLAFQALSSSFSNRGACHDSNRILTAILIGLCTLSCCFFAFSDSFIGKDGKVYYGIATLKGLYIFNRINNNDRDEEDEEEEEGVRDLGKYKICIVDFIHAIFSSLVFLSLALSDSNIVECFFANIGVDAHELVLNIPLGISFLSGLVFIVFPTSRKGIGSSS; translated from the coding sequence ATGGCAGAATCATCTACTGTTACAGTTTCCAttcccccaccaccaccaccaccatcaacaacaacatcaaGAACACCACCAGCATTCAAGATGATGGTAGGGACATCCATAGGCCATGCAGCAAACCTAATAAAGCCACTACCAGGTGTAACAGTTCTTGCCTTCCAAGCCCTTTCTTCATCCTTCTCAAACCGTGGTGCTTGTCATGATTCTAACAGGATCCTCACAGCCATCCTCATCGGTCTCTGCACCCTTTCCTGTTGCTTCTTTGCCTTCAGTGATAGCTTTATAGGGAAAGATGGCAAGGTCTACTATGGCATTGCAACACTCAAAGGCCTTTACATCTTTAATAGAATCAATAACAATGACAGagacgaggaggatgaggaggaggaagagggagtAAGAGATCTGGGGAAGTATAAGATATGTATAGTGGATTTTATTCACGCCATCTTCTCAAGTTTGGTGTTCTTATCACTGGCGTTGAGCGATTCCAACATAGTGGAATGCTTCTTTGCAAATATTGGAGTAGATGCCCATGAGTTAGTGTTAAATATACCACTTGGGATCTCCTTCTTGTCAGGCCTCGTCTTCATAGTCTTCCCTACGTCCCGTAAAGGGATTGGCAGCTCCTCCTAa